In the Candidatus Electrothrix sp. GW3-4 genome, one interval contains:
- the folE2 gene encoding GTP cyclohydrolase FolE2 — protein MKLHSVGIKHFTCPVSIREQKGSVQQTVAEINLQASLPHRFKRSCLEIFTCILAKYQQDMHTKIFPELLTEVQNNLQAEEAEMEMQFPYFIAKQAPVTGTESLMEYDCSFIGSIDHQEHQLLLKVSVPLTTLCPCSKEISQQGAHNQRAEVILTVRPLGFIWLEELISMVESCGSCELYALLKRPDEKFVTEEAYANPMFVEDVVRKVAQKAQDHKTIGWFSVSVESFESIHKHSAYAYVDSNDLDQEFAKE, from the coding sequence ATGAAGTTACATTCCGTCGGCATAAAACATTTTACCTGTCCTGTTTCCATTCGAGAACAAAAAGGAAGCGTGCAGCAGACTGTTGCTGAAATCAACCTGCAGGCCTCCCTTCCCCACCGTTTCAAACGGTCCTGTCTAGAGATATTTACCTGTATTTTGGCTAAGTATCAACAGGATATGCATACGAAAATCTTCCCTGAGCTCCTGACTGAGGTGCAGAACAACCTCCAGGCAGAAGAGGCGGAAATGGAAATGCAATTTCCCTATTTTATCGCCAAACAGGCCCCGGTAACCGGAACAGAGAGCCTGATGGAGTATGACTGTTCCTTTATCGGCAGCATTGACCATCAGGAACACCAACTCCTCTTAAAGGTCAGCGTGCCGCTTACCACGCTCTGTCCCTGCTCAAAGGAAATCAGTCAGCAGGGAGCGCATAATCAGCGGGCTGAAGTGATCCTGACGGTGCGACCTCTGGGATTCATCTGGTTGGAAGAACTCATCTCTATGGTGGAAAGCTGCGGCTCCTGTGAACTCTATGCCCTCCTGAAACGACCAGATGAAAAATTTGTCACCGAAGAGGCCTATGCCAATCCCATGTTTGTTGAAGATGTGGTGAGAAAGGTCGCCCAGAAAGCACAGGACCATAAAACCATAGGCTGGTTTTCGGTCAGTGTGGAGAGCTTTGAGTCCATCCACAAACACAGTGCCTATGCCTATGTCGACAGTAACGATCTGGACCAGGAATTCGCCAAAGAGTAA
- a CDS encoding aldehyde dehydrogenase family protein, with protein MTTEMQIAYEETFGPVAPLFSFATEEEAVAVANDTPYGLASYFFSKDIGRCWRVSEALEYGMVGVNTGIMSTESAPFGGIKESGIGREGSKYGIEEYLEQKYLCLGGIEK; from the coding sequence GTGACCACAGAGATGCAGATCGCCTATGAGGAGACCTTTGGTCCTGTGGCCCCGCTCTTTTCCTTTGCCACGGAAGAAGAGGCTGTTGCCGTGGCCAATGATACGCCTTATGGTCTGGCCTCGTATTTTTTCAGCAAGGACATAGGGCGATGCTGGCGTGTGTCCGAGGCCTTGGAGTACGGTATGGTTGGAGTTAATACAGGTATCATGTCAACAGAATCTGCTCCCTTTGGCGGCATCAAGGAGTCGGGTATTGGGCGTGAGGGCTCGAAATACGGTATCGAAGAATATCTGGAACAGAAATATCTCTGCCTCGGCGGGATTGAAAAGTAG